From the Candidatus Wallbacteria bacterium genome, one window contains:
- a CDS encoding metallophosphoesterase family protein, translating into MKYLVCSDLHANLEALQSFELYMGSLKIPRVLILGDFIGYNANPEEVIGIVRTWEFEGRLLGKISGNHDLALTDESLLARFNSNAKAAVLWSNQKLGENSKKWLSELPVNGTLNQKVAFCHGSFRDPNEYIFNEEVAISNYWSMPAEVDILFFGHTHIPVIYEFDQENVLYTYYMNEEERFFLKPGRKYMINPGSIGQPRNGDNRLSFISFDEDEKLVTFHKQEYCIWVTQQKIIAAGLPNLLARRLEEGF; encoded by the coding sequence ATGAAATACCTGGTTTGTTCCGATTTGCACGCCAATCTGGAAGCCCTGCAGAGCTTTGAGCTTTATATGGGCAGCCTTAAAATTCCGAGAGTCCTGATCCTTGGTGATTTCATTGGTTACAACGCCAATCCTGAGGAAGTGATCGGGATCGTCAGAACCTGGGAATTTGAAGGCCGTCTGCTGGGGAAAATCAGCGGCAACCATGACCTGGCCCTGACCGATGAATCGCTGCTTGCTCGCTTCAACAGCAATGCCAAGGCTGCAGTGCTCTGGTCCAATCAGAAACTGGGAGAGAATTCCAAGAAGTGGCTTTCTGAGCTTCCAGTCAACGGAACCTTGAATCAGAAAGTCGCTTTCTGCCATGGCAGTTTCCGGGATCCCAACGAATACATATTCAACGAGGAAGTGGCAATTTCAAACTACTGGTCCATGCCTGCGGAAGTGGACATCCTGTTTTTCGGGCACACACATATCCCGGTGATCTATGAATTCGACCAGGAAAACGTACTTTATACTTATTACATGAACGAAGAAGAACGTTTCTTTTTAAAGCCTGGCCGAAAGTACATGATCAATCCCGGCAGCATCGGCCAGCCCCGTAACGGCGATAACCGCCTCTCCTTCATCTCATTTGACGAGGATGAAAAACTGGTGACTTTCCACAAGCAGGAATATTGCATCTGGGTAACTCAGCAGAAGATCATCGCAGCCGGCCTGCCTAAC
- a CDS encoding (2Fe-2S)-binding protein, which produces MKISFKINGDNETRDVNPSKTLLRFIREDLNLTGTKEGCGEGECGACTVILNGKAVHSCLTLAAEIDGAEVTTVEGLVKNGELDILQNKFMEHNAIQCGFCTPGMLMAAKALLMVNQSPSELEIRRAMAGNICRCTGYKPIIDAVKDAARGGRK; this is translated from the coding sequence ATGAAGATTTCTTTCAAAATAAACGGGGATAACGAAACCAGAGATGTCAATCCTTCCAAGACTCTGCTGCGCTTCATCCGCGAGGACCTGAACCTCACTGGCACAAAAGAAGGCTGCGGTGAGGGCGAATGTGGAGCCTGCACCGTTATTCTCAATGGAAAAGCCGTGCATTCCTGCCTGACTCTTGCAGCGGAGATCGACGGGGCCGAAGTAACTACAGTGGAAGGCCTTGTGAAAAACGGCGAACTGGACATACTGCAAAATAAATTCATGGAGCACAACGCAATTCAGTGCGGTTTCTGCACTCCAGGAATGCTGATGGCAGCAAAAGCCCTGTTGATGGTCAATCAGAGCCCGAGTGAACTCGAGATCAGGCGGGCCATGGCAGGTAACATTTGCCGCTGCACCGGTTACAAACCGATCATTGATGCCGTGAAAGATGCAGCTCGGGGGGGCAGAAAATGA
- a CDS encoding DUF2877 domain-containing protein encodes MTTEIPRLKVENHLHLMLFSDRRYDCRVITRSSHAVYINLNGRSLFTLLSDSSAEPNPVTAVTGNEIPQFFMQNDNFRVSGGFFSYKQKLFEFQPELVIQKKISRIKIHNIVPTNLSTIEHWLKTHSEYGMSSFFQSEVTEFKKIIHPQLDQLASAFRRRHWNEFFKTLVSLSGCGPGLTPATDDFICGVLFTIHALECTSLPALRIIRETWKRTNRISWYYIVSSLFGYCSPWQLRILNELSSVLNQSTLDSIEFGHTSGSDFLFGVWFMLDLTR; translated from the coding sequence ATGACAACTGAAATCCCTAGATTGAAGGTGGAGAATCATCTCCACCTGATGTTGTTTTCAGACCGCAGATATGATTGCAGGGTGATTACCCGCAGCAGTCATGCCGTTTACATTAATCTCAACGGCCGCAGCCTTTTCACACTGCTCTCGGATTCGAGCGCAGAACCTAATCCGGTTACCGCAGTCACTGGAAATGAGATTCCCCAGTTTTTTATGCAGAATGACAATTTCCGGGTTTCAGGAGGCTTCTTCTCATACAAGCAGAAGCTATTTGAATTCCAACCGGAACTGGTGATACAAAAAAAAATATCCCGGATTAAAATTCATAATATTGTCCCGACAAATCTCAGCACTATCGAACACTGGCTTAAAACACATTCTGAATATGGAATGTCTTCTTTTTTTCAGTCTGAAGTAACTGAATTCAAGAAAATCATCCATCCCCAGCTTGATCAGCTTGCTTCTGCATTCAGAAGAAGGCACTGGAACGAGTTCTTCAAAACTTTAGTTTCCCTGTCCGGATGCGGACCAGGATTGACTCCTGCCACAGACGATTTCATCTGCGGCGTTCTCTTCACAATCCATGCGCTGGAATGCACCAGCCTGCCAGCACTCAGAATCATCCGGGAAACCTGGAAGAGAACCAACAGAATCTCTTGGTACTATATTGTTTCTTCTCTTTTCGGCTACTGCTCCCCCTGGCAGCTGCGCATTCTGAACGAACTCTCATCTGTGCTTAATCAGTCCACACTGGATTCAATCGAATTCGGGCACACTTCAGGCTCTGACTTTCTGTTCGGAGTCTGGTTCATGCTCGATCTGACTCGATAA
- a CDS encoding xanthine dehydrogenase family protein subunit M, giving the protein MGNFDYLRPQTLSELNGILNKNHKNAYLYAGGTDLLVKIRHQTISPDLIIDLKGVREFQGIKKDKVSITIGSAVTLSEVAESKLLQEHYPSLCEACLNVGSTQIRNRGTLAGNLCNASPAADTVPPLLIFDAKVNLVTPKGKRTVSIHEFTTGVGKTILAKNEVLASISLPYPGEKRTVFLKNSRRKALDLSTVCLAAGIFTRSKKKEIRVAVGACAPITQRARKAEDYLNHNAITSETIDQASHLLPLKPISDLRGSAVHRDRIARVLFRKALAGLSEVKK; this is encoded by the coding sequence TTGGGTAATTTCGACTATCTTCGTCCGCAGACTCTCTCTGAGCTAAACGGGATACTAAACAAAAATCATAAAAACGCGTACTTATACGCAGGCGGCACAGACCTGCTGGTCAAAATCCGCCATCAGACAATCAGCCCTGACCTGATCATCGATCTGAAAGGAGTCAGGGAATTCCAGGGAATTAAAAAGGATAAAGTCAGCATCACGATCGGTTCTGCTGTCACCCTTTCGGAAGTCGCCGAATCCAAGCTGCTGCAGGAACATTATCCATCCCTTTGTGAAGCCTGTTTAAATGTCGGTTCCACCCAGATCAGAAACCGCGGAACGCTCGCAGGCAATCTATGCAATGCATCCCCTGCTGCCGATACTGTTCCCCCGCTCCTGATTTTTGATGCTAAAGTTAATCTTGTAACTCCCAAGGGAAAGCGGACAGTCTCAATCCACGAATTTACAACCGGAGTTGGGAAAACCATCCTGGCAAAAAATGAAGTCCTGGCCAGCATCAGCCTTCCCTATCCGGGTGAAAAACGAACGGTTTTTTTGAAAAACTCCAGGCGCAAGGCTCTTGACCTTTCTACAGTCTGCCTTGCTGCTGGAATCTTCACCAGATCCAAAAAGAAGGAAATCCGGGTTGCAGTCGGAGCCTGTGCTCCGATCACCCAGCGAGCCAGAAAAGCTGAGGATTATCTCAACCATAATGCCATTACCAGCGAAACGATTGATCAGGCTTCCCATCTTCTGCCTTTGAAACCTATTTCAGATCTCAGAGGTTCTGCAGTTCACAGAGACCGGATCGCGCGGGTCCTTTTCCGTAAAGCACTCGCAGGATTGTCGGAGGTGAAAAAATGA
- a CDS encoding xanthine dehydrogenase family protein molybdopterin-binding subunit, which yields MKKDHKIIGKKVSRVDALDKVTGSAKYVDDIQFPGMLHARILRSPHPHADLISVDLSAAKKLPGVKAAICGRDFPFNTGIYHVDQYMFAMERVRYVGEPVAAVSAVSPEIAEEALKLIKVKYKPLKANYDPGTGMIKGATLIHPNLHKYKHVSAINPTPHTNIANHFKIRKGEPEKAFKKASHVFENYFNVPQIQHVPLETHGAVAVTERSGKTTVWSSCQSPFTVRYLLSHCFSKKLTDFRVIAPYIGGGFGCKAGINIEPITVALSMKTPGKPVKLILTREEEMCCIVVRQACQIRIKSGVTKEGRIIAQENEYIWDCGAYAGYGVNIVRAAGYSVCGAYDIENLKGDSIGVYTNRPVGSAFRGFGMSEIHWGIEQHMDMMAQQLGIDPVEFRLKNILKKGSHTATGELITENTGNMEHCIAEVMKNIDYNKKRGPYRAVGLALAQKAPAMPNNASSASIVKFNESGEVELLFSGMEIGQGVMTAMAMIAAETLQIPLDHVHVVGLPDTDYSPYEWQTVASRLTYSCGNAVCHACGDAISQMKGIASQVFGLPVKDIDYKDGVFICKKIRVPIDQICMGYQFPDGHTIGGAIVGRGHFTTSDCINCDPETGYSPKPVANWTFGCQAVDLEVNPDTGELTLHKVACTYDVGCAINPSGLMGQVYGGIVQGSGAGLMEQLVLDETTGRVRNQSLVDYKVPTIMDIPAEFQASFVETAQKDGAYGARGIGEHTMIPTPAAIANALYKATGLRIQELPITAEKVLDGLLKLQKAKEVKEEKEEKKKIVIESRKKSINPGSQKNVERVKNNDSIETISKSNRIEDIKKIVERNKNLKKRNTLEQSHGERKKR from the coding sequence ATGAAAAAAGACCATAAAATAATAGGGAAAAAAGTTTCACGTGTGGATGCCCTGGACAAAGTCACAGGCAGCGCCAAATACGTGGATGACATACAGTTTCCAGGAATGCTCCACGCCAGAATTCTCCGCAGCCCGCATCCTCATGCAGATCTCATTTCTGTCGACCTTTCAGCGGCAAAAAAGCTTCCCGGAGTCAAAGCTGCCATCTGCGGCAGGGATTTTCCTTTCAATACAGGCATCTATCATGTGGATCAGTATATGTTCGCCATGGAACGAGTGCGCTATGTGGGCGAACCGGTGGCCGCTGTATCCGCTGTAAGCCCTGAGATAGCAGAAGAAGCGCTCAAACTGATTAAGGTTAAATACAAGCCCCTGAAAGCTAATTACGATCCTGGGACAGGAATGATAAAAGGTGCGACACTGATCCACCCGAACCTCCATAAATACAAGCACGTGAGTGCAATCAATCCCACTCCTCACACCAATATCGCGAACCATTTCAAGATCAGGAAAGGTGAACCAGAAAAAGCTTTTAAGAAGGCTTCCCATGTCTTTGAGAATTACTTCAATGTCCCGCAGATTCAGCATGTTCCACTGGAAACCCACGGCGCTGTTGCAGTCACGGAGCGCAGCGGCAAAACTACAGTCTGGTCATCCTGTCAGTCGCCGTTTACGGTTCGATACCTCCTTTCTCACTGCTTCAGCAAAAAACTGACTGACTTCAGGGTGATCGCCCCATACATCGGCGGAGGCTTCGGCTGCAAAGCAGGCATCAATATCGAGCCCATCACTGTAGCGCTTTCCATGAAAACTCCAGGAAAACCGGTCAAACTGATTCTCACCCGCGAAGAAGAGATGTGCTGTATTGTTGTGCGTCAGGCCTGCCAGATCCGCATCAAATCCGGAGTCACCAAGGAGGGTCGGATCATCGCCCAGGAAAACGAATACATCTGGGACTGCGGCGCTTACGCCGGATATGGTGTCAACATTGTACGCGCCGCCGGCTATTCAGTCTGCGGAGCATATGATATCGAAAATCTGAAGGGTGATTCCATCGGTGTGTATACGAACCGCCCTGTCGGCTCAGCCTTTCGAGGTTTCGGCATGTCGGAAATCCACTGGGGAATCGAACAGCACATGGATATGATGGCACAGCAACTCGGAATTGATCCGGTTGAATTCCGCCTGAAGAATATTCTGAAGAAAGGTTCTCATACAGCCACCGGCGAGCTGATCACAGAAAATACCGGCAACATGGAGCACTGCATCGCGGAAGTGATGAAGAACATCGATTACAATAAAAAAAGAGGACCATACAGAGCTGTAGGCCTGGCGTTAGCCCAGAAAGCTCCTGCCATGCCCAACAATGCGAGTTCAGCCTCGATTGTGAAATTCAACGAATCAGGGGAAGTGGAACTGCTCTTTTCCGGCATGGAGATCGGCCAGGGAGTAATGACCGCCATGGCGATGATCGCAGCCGAAACTCTGCAGATTCCACTTGACCACGTGCATGTAGTCGGTCTGCCTGATACAGATTATTCCCCTTACGAATGGCAGACAGTAGCGAGCCGCCTGACTTATTCGTGCGGCAATGCCGTTTGCCATGCCTGCGGAGATGCGATCAGCCAGATGAAAGGGATCGCCTCTCAGGTCTTCGGTCTGCCTGTCAAAGACATCGACTACAAGGACGGTGTTTTCATCTGCAAGAAAATCAGGGTGCCTATTGATCAGATTTGCATGGGCTATCAGTTCCCGGATGGTCACACCATAGGCGGGGCAATCGTCGGGCGGGGCCATTTCACCACTTCCGACTGCATCAATTGTGACCCTGAAACCGGATACTCACCGAAACCTGTGGCAAACTGGACATTCGGCTGTCAGGCCGTCGATCTGGAAGTGAATCCCGACACAGGGGAACTGACTCTGCACAAAGTTGCCTGCACATATGATGTAGGCTGCGCCATCAACCCTTCCGGCCTGATGGGACAAGTTTACGGAGGCATTGTTCAGGGTTCAGGTGCAGGCCTGATGGAGCAACTTGTACTTGATGAGACAACCGGACGGGTCAGGAACCAGTCACTGGTCGATTACAAGGTTCCTACTATCATGGACATTCCAGCTGAGTTTCAAGCCAGTTTCGTGGAGACTGCACAAAAAGACGGAGCTTATGGCGCCAGGGGAATCGGCGAACATACCATGATCCCTACTCCTGCAGCGATCGCCAATGCTCTCTATAAGGCGACCGGCTTAAGAATCCAGGAACTCCCGATCACTGCCGAGAAAGTCCTGGACGGTCTTCTGAAGCTGCAGAAAGCAAAGGAAGTGAAGGAAGAAAAGGAAGAAAAGAAGAAGATCGTAATCGAGAGCAGGAAAAAAAGCATCAATCCGGGCAGCCAAAAAAATGTGGAAAGAGTTAAAAACAACGATAGCATTGAAACCATCAGTAAAAGTAATCGGATTGAAGACATTAAAAAAATTGTGGAACGCAACAAAAACCTGAAAAAGCGGAATACTTTGGAACAGTCACATGGTGAACGGAAAAAAAGATAA
- the proS gene encoding proline--tRNA ligase, protein MNLTKGITKQSEDFSRWYTDVIQKAELADYAPVKGCMVIRPNGYGIWERIQQILDGLIKETGCRNAYFPIFIPESFIKKEKDHLEGFSPECAVVTYAGGEELTEKLIVRPTSETIMYYMFAKWVNSYRDLPLLINQWANVVRWEMRTRLFLRTSEFLWQEGHTAHATYEEAEARTLQMIKVYSDFAEKYLAIPVIPGRKSDREKFAGADKTYTIEILTKEMKCLQGGTSHNLGQNFSKAFGINFLDQAGKTQQAWQTSWGVSTRLIGAVIMTHGDDKGLILPPEIAPIQVIIVPIWKSDEQKALVSSRVSELCRLLNSHGIRTEADLRDNVTPGYKFNDWEMKGVPIRLELGPRDLESGSAMLCRRDEGKKEAVKLEGIQVVLKELLGRIQKELLEKARKFVSENIHEVDGWDRTVEVLERGGIASAHWCQSAECEEKIKETTKATLRCIPLSAVEETGKCAVCGAESRRRVYFSKAY, encoded by the coding sequence ATGAATCTGACTAAGGGAATCACCAAGCAATCCGAAGATTTTTCCCGCTGGTATACTGATGTGATTCAGAAAGCCGAGCTGGCTGACTATGCGCCTGTGAAAGGCTGCATGGTGATCAGACCAAACGGCTACGGAATCTGGGAGCGCATCCAGCAGATCCTGGACGGGCTGATCAAGGAGACAGGGTGCAGAAACGCCTATTTTCCGATCTTCATCCCGGAAAGCTTCATCAAAAAAGAAAAGGATCATCTGGAAGGTTTTTCTCCTGAATGTGCGGTTGTCACTTACGCAGGGGGAGAGGAGCTGACCGAGAAACTGATCGTAAGACCCACTTCAGAGACAATCATGTATTACATGTTTGCCAAATGGGTAAATTCTTACCGGGACCTGCCTCTGCTCATCAATCAGTGGGCAAATGTCGTACGCTGGGAGATGCGTACCAGACTTTTCCTGCGCACCAGCGAATTTCTCTGGCAGGAAGGGCACACAGCGCACGCCACATATGAGGAAGCTGAGGCCCGTACATTGCAGATGATCAAGGTTTATTCCGATTTCGCTGAAAAATATCTGGCGATCCCGGTGATCCCAGGCAGGAAGAGCGACAGAGAAAAGTTCGCAGGTGCGGATAAGACCTATACGATTGAAATTCTTACCAAAGAAATGAAATGCCTTCAGGGCGGGACATCCCACAATCTGGGCCAGAATTTTTCCAAGGCTTTCGGCATCAATTTTCTGGATCAGGCCGGGAAAACCCAGCAGGCCTGGCAAACGAGCTGGGGCGTATCCACCAGACTGATCGGTGCAGTAATCATGACACACGGCGACGACAAAGGTCTGATTCTGCCGCCTGAAATCGCCCCGATCCAGGTGATCATAGTTCCGATCTGGAAAAGTGATGAACAGAAAGCTTTAGTCAGCTCCAGAGTTTCCGAACTCTGCCGGCTCCTGAATTCTCATGGCATCAGAACAGAAGCTGATCTTCGCGACAATGTCACTCCAGGATACAAATTCAACGACTGGGAAATGAAAGGTGTACCTATCCGCCTGGAACTGGGTCCAAGAGATCTGGAATCAGGCTCGGCTATGCTCTGCCGGAGGGATGAAGGAAAAAAAGAGGCAGTCAAACTGGAAGGAATTCAGGTGGTCCTGAAGGAATTACTCGGCAGGATTCAGAAAGAACTGCTCGAAAAAGCCAGGAAATTCGTTTCGGAAAACATCCACGAAGTGGACGGATGGGACCGCACTGTCGAGGTGCTGGAACGGGGAGGCATTGCATCTGCTCACTGGTGCCAGTCTGCGGAGTGCGAAGAGAAGATCAAGGAAACGACAAAGGCCACACTTCGCTGCATCCCGCTTTCCGCAGTTGAAGAAACCGGAAAATGCGCCGTGTGCGGGGCTGAAAGCCGTAGACGGGTCTACTTTTCCAAAGCATATTGA
- the fdrA gene encoding acyl-CoA synthetase FdrA, whose translation MKAFIQIRRNSYFDSVTLMLLSRRLSEIPGVSSASVQMGTDHNLEILKKSGFESQELTTAGPNDLVIACKSDNSISADEIQAVISEQFNVKRSHDSEDLQPRSIKTALQEMPLANLALISLPGEYAAGEARKCLELGLHTMIFSDNVSASDEKSLKDFARERNLLVMGPDCGTAIINGKPLAFANKVRRGTIGLVGASGTGIQEVSVCIHKLGCGVSQAIGTGGRDLSQEIGGITMLMGLDALDRDPETKLIILISKPPHPSVAKKILSAVKKCSKPVVVNFLGADPGPIIKSGGIPAATLELAAVSACKKIKPEIQDLHGPALLSSAIKTELLKFRPEQKYLRGLYTGGTLCKEAIILLSDLTIWSNIPKTEEFRLPDSSTSRENTILDLGEDEFTRGKPHPMIDPAARTERLLRDSKDATVRVFLFDVMLGYGSHPDPAGELVKGITAARSVSEKRSQHVSFVASVCGVEEDPQVYSSQLQKLKDAGVILAQTNARAVNLARELIQ comes from the coding sequence ATGAAAGCATTCATCCAGATCCGCAGGAATTCCTATTTCGACTCTGTCACCCTGATGCTGCTCTCGCGCAGACTCAGCGAAATTCCAGGCGTCTCCTCTGCCTCAGTTCAGATGGGAACTGATCACAATCTCGAGATCCTGAAAAAAAGCGGTTTTGAGAGCCAGGAACTTACCACAGCCGGTCCGAACGACCTGGTGATCGCCTGCAAATCGGACAACTCCATTTCAGCAGATGAGATACAGGCTGTGATTTCAGAACAATTCAATGTCAAACGCAGCCATGATTCTGAAGACCTGCAGCCTCGCTCAATTAAAACCGCGCTGCAGGAAATGCCGCTTGCCAATCTGGCGCTGATCTCGCTTCCAGGGGAATATGCCGCAGGAGAAGCCAGAAAATGCCTGGAGCTTGGTCTGCATACCATGATCTTTTCCGATAATGTTTCCGCTTCAGACGAAAAATCGCTCAAGGATTTTGCCAGAGAACGGAATCTTCTGGTAATGGGACCTGACTGCGGCACAGCCATCATCAATGGAAAACCACTGGCTTTTGCCAACAAGGTCCGCCGGGGTACGATCGGCCTTGTCGGAGCATCCGGCACAGGCATCCAGGAAGTCTCGGTCTGCATCCACAAGCTGGGATGCGGTGTTTCTCAGGCGATCGGTACCGGCGGCCGCGACCTCTCGCAGGAAATCGGCGGCATCACCATGTTGATGGGTCTGGACGCTCTGGATCGCGACCCTGAAACAAAGCTGATAATCTTGATTTCCAAGCCCCCCCACCCTTCTGTAGCAAAGAAAATCCTTTCAGCAGTAAAAAAATGCAGCAAGCCTGTTGTAGTGAACTTTCTGGGAGCTGACCCGGGACCGATAATAAAATCCGGTGGAATTCCAGCTGCTACGCTTGAACTGGCCGCAGTTTCCGCCTGTAAAAAAATCAAACCCGAGATCCAGGATCTGCATGGTCCAGCCCTTCTTTCATCAGCCATTAAAACTGAACTCCTGAAATTCAGGCCTGAACAGAAGTATTTAAGGGGTTTATACACTGGCGGCACTCTCTGCAAGGAGGCGATCATACTTCTGAGCGATCTTACGATCTGGTCCAATATACCGAAAACCGAGGAATTCAGGCTTCCTGACAGCTCAACCAGCCGTGAAAACACAATCCTCGATCTTGGAGAAGACGAATTCACCCGTGGGAAGCCTCATCCGATGATCGATCCTGCAGCAAGAACCGAACGGCTGTTAAGGGACTCCAAGGATGCCACGGTAAGAGTTTTCCTCTTTGACGTGATGCTGGGTTACGGTTCCCATCCTGACCCTGCAGGAGAACTGGTAAAAGGGATAACAGCTGCGCGGTCGGTATCTGAAAAACGGAGTCAGCATGTCTCTTTTGTGGCCTCTGTCTGCGGTGTTGAAGAAGACCCCCAGGTTTATTCTTCCCAGTTGCAGAAATTAAAAGATGCAGGTGTGATTCTGGCGCAAACCAATGCCAGAGCAGTCAACCTGGCCAGGGAGCTGATTCAATGA
- a CDS encoding transposase has product MEKEKREKRSYDPEFRIQAVKYLKSCGKSVKKAAEELGVNPRTLTNWCEVIRKKGERGLMGEEGLTEMEVKTTFVKNIADTEVPGF; this is encoded by the coding sequence ATGGAAAAAGAAAAACGCGAGAAACGATCCTACGATCCAGAATTCAGAATCCAGGCGGTCAAGTATCTAAAAAGCTGCGGTAAGTCTGTGAAGAAGGCTGCAGAAGAACTTGGAGTAAATCCTAGGACATTGACCAACTGGTGCGAAGTGATCAGGAAAAAGGGAGAGCGTGGCCTGATGGGCGAAGAAGGGCTGACTGAGATGGAAGTAAAGACAACCTTCGTAAAAAACATCGCAGATACGGAAGTCCCAGGATTCTGA
- a CDS encoding fdrA domain protein has product MINDLFSSELQVINIGLSVFSDNLRTEKVKTVQLDWKPSIFNNAEMAGLLKRYQNLLLKNP; this is encoded by the coding sequence ATGATAAACGACCTTTTCTCGAGCGAGCTGCAAGTGATCAACATCGGATTGTCTGTCTTCTCCGACAATTTAAGAACAGAAAAAGTGAAAACAGTTCAACTGGACTGGAAACCATCTATTTTCAATAATGCCGAGATGGCCGGCCTCCTGAAACGCTATCAGAATCTGCTGTTGAAAAATCCTTGA
- a CDS encoding IS3 family transposase, with amino-acid sequence MKKGVECSKGLVARLMRENGLRAKARKKFKATTDSSHDYPISPNLLERAFTVEKPGEVLVSDITYLRTEEGWMYLCIVLDLFNRRIIGWALEERMTASIAVKVLRLACRNRNLAPGVIFHSDRGIQYASQEFREVLKKLGFVQSMSRKGDC; translated from the coding sequence CTGAAAAAAGGAGTCGAATGCAGTAAGGGCCTTGTAGCTAGGCTAATGAGAGAAAACGGACTTCGAGCCAAAGCCAGGAAGAAATTCAAGGCTACAACAGACTCCTCTCACGATTATCCGATTTCTCCAAACCTGCTGGAACGCGCTTTCACAGTTGAAAAACCCGGAGAAGTCCTTGTTTCAGACATCACTTACCTCAGAACTGAAGAAGGCTGGATGTATCTCTGCATTGTTCTGGATCTGTTCAACAGGAGAATCATTGGATGGGCTCTGGAAGAGCGCATGACCGCCAGCATCGCGGTCAAAGTGCTCCGTTTGGCCTGCAGAAATCGCAATCTTGCTCCAGGTGTGATTTTCCATTCGGATCGAGGGATTCAGTATGCCAGTCAGGAATTCAGGGAAGTTCTGAAAAAATTGGGCTTTGTCCAGAGCATGAGTCGAAAGGGTGACTGCTGA